One part of the Mangrovibacillus cuniculi genome encodes these proteins:
- a CDS encoding alpha/beta hydrolase, giving the protein MSVGLLCIHGFTGGPFEVEPLATYLSDKTDWDISVITLEGHSENGVSDQVSAEAWVKQVNDAYDELASKHDQVAVVGFSMGGLLAIELASKKDVQALVLLSAAARYVSPIEFGRDAIGLVKARKEGTLQENEFYRRMREKVGQTPSKATLAFMKMVRLARPCYSCVEAPTFIAQGKRDPVVDPSSAIYLAKKIASEEKELFLDEEAKHVICLSPNRDVLFERVEKFLHQHLA; this is encoded by the coding sequence GTGTCAGTAGGACTTCTTTGTATCCACGGCTTTACAGGCGGTCCCTTTGAAGTGGAGCCGCTCGCAACCTATTTAAGTGATAAGACAGATTGGGATATCTCGGTAATAACCTTAGAAGGCCACTCAGAAAACGGCGTCAGCGACCAAGTTTCAGCAGAAGCTTGGGTAAAGCAGGTAAACGATGCGTACGATGAACTAGCTAGTAAGCACGACCAAGTAGCGGTAGTTGGCTTTTCCATGGGTGGATTACTGGCGATTGAGTTAGCATCAAAGAAAGATGTGCAAGCTCTGGTACTACTGAGTGCGGCGGCAAGATATGTCTCGCCAATCGAGTTTGGTAGAGACGCCATAGGTCTAGTAAAAGCAAGAAAAGAAGGTACATTGCAAGAAAACGAGTTTTACAGAAGAATGCGAGAAAAAGTAGGGCAAACGCCATCGAAGGCCACATTAGCTTTCATGAAAATGGTCCGACTGGCAAGACCATGCTACTCCTGTGTAGAAGCGCCAACCTTTATCGCCCAGGGGAAGCGGGACCCAGTAGTAGATCCGTCCAGTGCAATCTATTTAGCAAAAAAGATAGCGTCGGAGGAAAAGGAATTGTTCCTAGACGAAGAAGCAAAGCACGTCATCTGTTTATCGCCGAACAGGGATGTATTGTTTGAAAGAGTGGAAAAGTTTTTGCATCAGCATTTAGCGTGA
- a CDS encoding DMT family transporter — protein sequence MAWMYLILAGLFEVGLVTFMKLSDGFTKKIYLVLTLASGLTSFFLLSKALESIPLGLGYGIWTGIGAAGGVIFGMIFFGEKKDWRKILFVSMIIVGVMGLKMAG from the coding sequence ATGGCATGGATGTATTTAATTTTGGCAGGACTATTTGAAGTTGGACTTGTAACGTTTATGAAGTTATCGGATGGATTTACCAAAAAGATTTATTTGGTTTTAACACTTGCTTCTGGACTAACTAGCTTCTTTTTATTATCAAAAGCACTTGAGTCCATCCCACTTGGTTTAGGATATGGGATTTGGACTGGAATAGGAGCAGCTGGTGGCGTTATATTTGGGATGATCTTTTTTGGGGAGAAAAAAGACTGGCGCAAAATCCTTTTTGTCAGCATGATTATTGTTGGTGTAATGGGCTTAAAGATGGCTGGATAA
- a CDS encoding DMT family transporter — translation MAWFYLILGGIVEVVWATGLKLSEGFTRPGMTAVTLVAIIVSFYFFAKALKLLSIGTAYAVFTGIGAAGSAVVGILYFQESFSFFKLFFLLVLIAGIIGLKLVDGDKEEAKS, via the coding sequence ATGGCTTGGTTTTATTTGATTCTAGGCGGAATCGTAGAAGTGGTGTGGGCGACAGGCTTAAAATTATCAGAAGGATTTACTCGTCCTGGCATGACTGCTGTTACGTTAGTAGCTATCATAGTTAGTTTTTACTTTTTCGCAAAGGCACTTAAATTGTTATCTATTGGTACGGCTTATGCAGTGTTCACAGGAATAGGCGCAGCTGGGTCAGCGGTTGTTGGTATTTTATATTTTCAAGAATCGTTCTCGTTCTTCAAACTCTTCTTTTTACTAGTGTTGATTGCAGGCATAATCGGCTTAAAGCTAGTAGACGGGGATAAAGAGGAGGCGAAATCATAA
- a CDS encoding DEAD/DEAH box helicase produces the protein MTKFSELGLSELTLKSVLKMGFEEATPIQAGTIPVSLEGRDVIGQAQTGTGKTAAFGIPLIEKIDVNNPNIQGVIIAPTRELAIQVSEELYKLGYHKRARVLSVYGGADIGRQIRSLKKNPQIVVGTPGRLLDHINRRTLKLKDVHTLILDEADEMLNMGFIEDIESILSNIPETKQTLLFSATMPDPIRRIAERFMTNPEIIKVKAKEMTVENIEQFFVKAAEREKFDILARLLDTQSPELAIIFGRTKRRVDELARALNIRGYAAEGIHGDLTQARRMTVLKKFKEGKIDVLVATDVAARGLDISGVTHVYNYDIPQDPESYVHRIGRTGRAGKQGMAMTFVTPREMGYLRIVENTTKKRMSPLKPPSADEAVEVQQKLALEKIREQLAEGNVQDYLPFAQQLISEEDPAQVVAAVIKLMTKEPDQTPVDITPEDNLPMKRFNKGNGGGGRGGDRNRRGGDRKGSGKPYNKGGRGGRDSRDGDRKRRQGEGGGRKPRSNSYSS, from the coding sequence TTGACTAAGTTTTCAGAGTTAGGTTTAAGCGAACTGACATTAAAGTCAGTTTTAAAAATGGGTTTTGAAGAAGCAACACCAATCCAAGCAGGTACAATTCCTGTAAGTTTAGAAGGTAGAGACGTAATTGGTCAAGCACAGACTGGTACTGGTAAAACGGCTGCTTTCGGTATTCCTTTGATTGAGAAAATCGATGTAAACAACCCTAATATTCAAGGTGTAATTATCGCACCTACACGTGAGTTAGCGATTCAGGTTTCTGAAGAGCTTTACAAGCTTGGTTACCATAAACGCGCTCGTGTACTTTCTGTTTACGGTGGAGCGGACATCGGACGTCAAATTCGCTCTCTTAAAAAGAACCCTCAAATCGTTGTGGGTACGCCAGGTCGTTTACTTGATCACATTAACCGTCGTACGCTGAAATTAAAAGACGTGCACACGTTAATTCTTGATGAAGCAGATGAAATGTTAAACATGGGATTCATTGAAGATATTGAAAGCATTCTTTCTAATATCCCTGAAACAAAACAAACACTTCTTTTCTCAGCTACAATGCCAGATCCGATTCGTCGTATTGCAGAGCGCTTCATGACAAATCCTGAGATCATCAAAGTAAAAGCGAAAGAAATGACAGTGGAAAACATTGAGCAATTCTTCGTAAAAGCTGCAGAGCGTGAGAAGTTTGATATCTTAGCTCGTCTTTTAGATACACAATCTCCAGAACTAGCTATCATCTTCGGTCGTACAAAGCGCCGTGTTGATGAGTTAGCTCGTGCGTTAAATATCCGTGGTTACGCTGCAGAAGGTATTCATGGTGACTTAACACAGGCTCGTCGTATGACAGTTCTGAAGAAGTTTAAAGAAGGTAAAATTGATGTCCTTGTAGCAACAGACGTAGCTGCTCGTGGTCTTGATATCTCTGGTGTAACACACGTTTACAACTATGATATCCCTCAAGATCCTGAAAGTTATGTTCACCGTATCGGACGTACTGGTCGTGCGGGTAAACAAGGTATGGCAATGACTTTTGTAACTCCACGCGAAATGGGTTACCTACGTATCGTAGAAAACACTACGAAAAAGCGTATGTCTCCACTGAAGCCACCGAGTGCGGATGAAGCGGTAGAAGTTCAACAAAAGCTAGCTTTAGAAAAAATTAGAGAGCAACTTGCAGAAGGTAATGTTCAAGATTACCTACCATTTGCTCAACAATTAATCAGCGAGGAAGATCCAGCACAAGTAGTTGCAGCTGTAATCAAGCTTATGACGAAAGAGCCAGATCAAACTCCTGTTGATATCACACCAGAAGACAATCTACCAATGAAACGTTTCAATAAAGGAAACGGTGGTGGAGGTCGCGGTGGCGATCGTAACCGTCGTGGCGGAGACCGTAAAGGCTCTGGCAAGCCTTATAACAAAGGTGGCCGCGGAGGACGCGATAGCCGTGATGGCGATCGCAAGCGTCGTCAAGGTGAAGGTGGCGGAAGAAAGCCACGTTCTAACAGCTACTCTTCTTAA
- a CDS encoding TetR/AcrR family transcriptional regulator: MSKQTVITEAMRLFAEKGYDGASLSMIAKAAGMKTPSLYAHVESKDDLFLTAFSEVMKKEEETMKRAMKDQRGKERLKAIFTFYTDPNGRELERAFYLRALFFPPEHLEKDIKQMVIHVETMMSHELVQTLRELELLVLEENWIHSFYALMDGLLLEQRLYEDEELQQRIVSAWATLEALLKEEK, translated from the coding sequence ATGTCAAAGCAAACAGTTATCACAGAAGCGATGAGACTTTTCGCTGAGAAAGGGTATGACGGTGCTTCTTTATCCATGATTGCCAAAGCAGCTGGGATGAAGACCCCTTCTTTATATGCGCATGTGGAGTCGAAAGATGATTTGTTCTTAACAGCTTTTTCCGAAGTAATGAAAAAAGAAGAAGAGACGATGAAACGGGCGATGAAGGATCAACGAGGAAAAGAACGCTTAAAAGCCATATTTACATTTTACACGGATCCGAATGGTAGGGAACTAGAGCGTGCTTTTTATCTACGAGCATTATTTTTCCCGCCAGAGCATTTAGAAAAAGATATTAAACAGATGGTTATTCATGTGGAAACGATGATGTCGCATGAATTAGTGCAAACGTTAAGGGAACTAGAGTTATTGGTTCTAGAAGAAAATTGGATTCATTCTTTCTACGCATTGATGGATGGTTTGCTTTTAGAACAGAGACTGTATGAAGATGAAGAACTTCAACAACGTATTGTATCAGCTTGGGCGACGTTAGAAGCATTACTTAAGGAGGAAAAATGA
- a CDS encoding PH domain-containing protein — protein sequence MLSIPREKISQKALTVWRIYGALFTLASLIPVGVSVYFVFWAEKISVWFFIGALALALVVAFFTIYAIPTLRYKRWRYEIRGEDLLIQQGLFIKTQTLIPLIRVQHVDTMQGPILRKFHLASVEISTAATQHEIPALEEAEAETLRQWISNWIKTENRNE from the coding sequence ATGCTTTCAATACCTAGAGAAAAAATTAGTCAAAAGGCATTAACCGTTTGGAGAATTTATGGAGCGCTTTTTACGTTAGCTTCACTTATTCCGGTAGGAGTATCAGTGTATTTCGTGTTTTGGGCAGAGAAAATCTCTGTATGGTTCTTTATTGGTGCTCTTGCACTTGCACTTGTAGTAGCATTCTTCACGATCTACGCTATACCAACTTTGCGCTACAAACGTTGGCGGTACGAGATTAGAGGAGAAGACCTTCTAATTCAACAAGGATTATTTATTAAAACGCAAACCCTAATTCCGCTAATTCGCGTACAACATGTAGACACGATGCAAGGGCCGATTTTACGAAAGTTTCACTTAGCGTCTGTAGAGATATCTACAGCAGCAACTCAGCATGAGATTCCGGCATTAGAGGAAGCAGAAGCAGAAACATTGCGCCAATGGATTTCCAATTGGATCAAGACGGAGAATCGAAATGAGTAA
- a CDS encoding UDP-N-acetylmuramoyl-tripeptide--D-alanyl-D-alanine ligase produces MKKTIRDLVALLPFSHTVHNAQDRLDEVIDHVTIDSRTAREGSLFVPLPGANVDGHEFVAPSFDKGVTASFWKKGTDGMPSNGVIIEVEDPEIALQQLSKAYRDSLTLKVVAITGSNGKTTTKDMIASVLGVKAKVQKTKGNYNNHLGVPLTLLDLEEDTDISIVEMGMSARGEIRFLTKLARPDFAVVTNIGESHMQELGSRHGISEAKLEIAEGLDTSGTLFLCGDEPLLTRHMDDPREYAVKTFGRKTENDLHSSAEEMTTTGTSFQVNGYESRFHMPVLGQHNVSNALAAISIAKELGYEESEIQGGLAAIELTPMRMQLVNGKRGVTILNDAYNASATSMKAAIEFLAAFPLEDGRKIVVLADALELGDQEKELHLDVGRSIPMDEVDVVVTFGELGGWIAKGAAEQAAERVHHFEDKKAAQAFLEETVTAGDFLLIKGSRGMKVEETIQFLL; encoded by the coding sequence TTGAAAAAAACAATTAGAGACTTAGTAGCACTACTGCCATTCTCTCACACAGTACATAACGCACAAGACCGTTTAGACGAAGTGATTGACCATGTGACAATAGATTCTCGAACTGCGAGAGAAGGAAGTCTATTTGTTCCACTACCTGGTGCAAACGTGGATGGGCATGAATTTGTTGCACCTTCTTTTGATAAAGGTGTAACAGCTTCATTTTGGAAAAAAGGGACAGACGGCATGCCTTCTAACGGTGTCATTATTGAAGTGGAAGATCCAGAAATCGCTCTTCAACAACTCTCAAAAGCGTATCGGGATAGCCTTACTTTAAAAGTCGTAGCAATTACGGGGAGTAACGGAAAAACTACGACGAAAGATATGATTGCGAGTGTGTTGGGAGTAAAAGCAAAAGTACAGAAAACAAAAGGGAATTACAACAACCATCTAGGTGTCCCTTTAACATTACTAGACTTAGAAGAAGACACGGATATCTCGATCGTTGAGATGGGCATGAGTGCAAGAGGAGAAATTCGCTTCTTAACAAAGCTTGCGAGACCAGACTTTGCCGTTGTGACAAATATTGGAGAATCGCACATGCAAGAATTAGGTTCAAGACATGGGATTTCTGAAGCTAAATTAGAAATTGCAGAAGGCTTAGACACTAGTGGAACGTTATTTTTATGTGGGGACGAACCACTTTTAACAAGGCATATGGATGATCCGCGCGAATATGCTGTGAAAACATTCGGAAGAAAAACGGAGAATGACTTGCATTCTTCTGCAGAAGAGATGACTACAACGGGTACTTCTTTCCAAGTGAATGGCTATGAAAGTAGATTCCACATGCCGGTGCTAGGACAACACAACGTATCGAACGCATTAGCAGCGATTTCTATAGCGAAAGAGTTAGGGTATGAGGAAAGTGAGATCCAAGGTGGATTAGCAGCCATTGAGTTAACGCCTATGCGTATGCAACTGGTAAACGGTAAGCGTGGTGTTACCATTTTAAACGATGCGTACAATGCTAGTGCTACATCCATGAAAGCGGCCATCGAATTTTTAGCAGCCTTCCCATTAGAAGATGGCAGAAAAATCGTGGTCTTAGCGGATGCTTTAGAGCTAGGAGATCAAGAAAAAGAGCTGCATTTGGACGTTGGTCGCTCTATTCCAATGGATGAAGTGGACGTAGTTGTCACATTTGGTGAACTAGGTGGTTGGATTGCAAAAGGTGCAGCGGAGCAAGCAGCAGAGCGTGTGCATCATTTTGAAGACAAGAAAGCGGCACAAGCCTTTTTAGAAGAGACGGTGACAGCTGGAGATTTTCTATTAATTAAAGGTTCTCGAGGCATGAAAGTCGAAGAAACGATTCAATTTCTTTTATAA
- a CDS encoding dihydrolipoyl dehydrogenase family protein: MYDIIVIGGGAAGLTVAAGASSLGAKVALVEKSKLLGGDCLHFGCVPSKALISIANQVAEARKTTKFGMDVSGDINVEKVMEQVQSSIRTIQEHDDPDRFEKLGVDVLFGAASFITSTKIKVGESKTIEGKRVVVATGSSPFIPPIEGLKDIHYWTNETVFTMKQLPKRLLVIGGGAIGMELSQAFARLGSEVTLVERGKTLGKTGDKELVGKVTELLEREMTVFTSTDVEKISTTNEGKIIALRDQTTTFTLEVDEIIVAAGRKPNTRELNLDGVGVKVDERGHILIDRYGRSSIPTIFGIGDVNGQYGFTHAAGMEGKAVVQTAVLGIPSKLSYESFPWITFTDPEWFQMGLTEESAVQRFGKENINIYKSSLDEVDRFIAEHRTEGIVKMITKKDGTIIGAHALGVGAGDWMQTVVYAVQKKQKIGSLSRMIYPYPNRAGAVQKTSDLYWREKLFNGPFTKITKKYIQWFR, encoded by the coding sequence ATGTATGACATCATAGTTATTGGTGGAGGAGCAGCAGGTTTAACAGTTGCAGCAGGAGCAAGTTCTCTGGGTGCGAAGGTAGCACTAGTAGAGAAGTCAAAACTTCTCGGAGGAGACTGTCTACATTTCGGATGTGTTCCTTCCAAAGCCCTAATTTCTATTGCAAATCAAGTGGCAGAAGCCAGGAAGACTACCAAGTTTGGAATGGATGTGTCCGGAGATATTAATGTAGAAAAAGTGATGGAACAAGTACAAAGCTCTATCCGTACCATTCAAGAACACGATGATCCAGACCGCTTTGAAAAGCTAGGTGTAGATGTTCTCTTTGGAGCGGCAAGCTTTATCACGTCTACGAAAATAAAAGTCGGAGAAAGTAAGACAATAGAAGGAAAAAGAGTGGTGGTAGCAACTGGTTCAAGTCCATTTATTCCGCCAATAGAAGGTTTAAAAGACATTCATTACTGGACGAATGAGACAGTTTTCACCATGAAACAACTACCAAAGCGTCTTCTAGTCATCGGTGGAGGAGCTATTGGGATGGAATTGTCTCAAGCATTTGCTAGACTAGGAAGCGAAGTCACGCTAGTAGAAAGAGGTAAAACGCTAGGAAAGACTGGTGACAAGGAATTGGTGGGGAAAGTAACAGAGCTTTTAGAGCGAGAAATGACTGTGTTTACTTCAACAGATGTGGAGAAGATATCTACCACCAATGAAGGGAAAATAATTGCTCTACGTGATCAAACCACTACTTTCACTCTTGAGGTTGATGAAATTATTGTTGCTGCTGGTCGTAAACCAAACACGAGAGAACTTAACCTCGATGGAGTTGGCGTAAAGGTGGACGAAAGAGGACATATATTAATAGACCGATATGGTCGTAGTTCCATTCCAACGATCTTTGGAATTGGTGATGTCAACGGTCAATATGGCTTTACGCATGCTGCTGGAATGGAAGGAAAAGCAGTGGTGCAAACTGCCGTATTAGGAATACCATCTAAGCTATCGTACGAATCTTTCCCTTGGATTACTTTTACGGATCCGGAGTGGTTCCAAATGGGGTTAACAGAAGAGAGTGCCGTGCAACGTTTTGGAAAAGAGAATATCAACATTTATAAATCGTCCTTGGATGAGGTGGACCGTTTTATCGCTGAGCACCGTACAGAAGGAATCGTCAAAATGATTACGAAAAAAGACGGAACGATTATTGGTGCCCATGCACTTGGAGTGGGAGCGGGTGATTGGATGCAGACAGTTGTGTACGCTGTACAAAAAAAACAGAAGATAGGCTCCCTTTCCAGAATGATCTATCCATATCCGAATCGTGCGGGTGCAGTCCAAAAAACATCCGACTTATATTGGAGAGAAAAACTATTTAACGGTCCTTTTACCAAGATAACAAAGAAATATATTCAGTGGTTTAGATAG
- a CDS encoding D-alanine--D-alanine ligase has product MKTSLYLVYGGKSAEHEVSLQTAKAVISAVDKAKYDITPIYITSKGEWVRGPQIDGPVDDVKKLQFSNEQATLSALSIFQDTDQADQPTVVFPLLHGPNGEDGTVQGMLELLNVPYVGNGVLASAAGMDKIVMKNLFAQAGLEQVNYVATTKHEWKENQTAIIEEMENHLGYPCFVKPANLGSSVGISKASNREGLIAAMNEALKFDRRIIVEQGVVAREIEVGVLGNEKPACSVVGEIVPTKDFYDYKAKYVDGDTAMIIPAQLSEEIVKEVKEKAIVAYKALDCAGLVRADFFLTEDGQIVINEVNTMPGFTPFSMFPLLWKHAGVEYPDLIEKLVSLALSRYEEKQQIQHTME; this is encoded by the coding sequence ATGAAAACATCCTTATATTTAGTATATGGCGGAAAATCCGCAGAACATGAAGTGTCCTTACAAACAGCTAAAGCGGTAATTTCCGCTGTAGATAAAGCAAAATACGATATAACACCGATATACATTACTTCTAAAGGCGAGTGGGTTCGTGGTCCCCAGATTGATGGACCAGTGGACGATGTGAAAAAGCTTCAGTTTTCAAACGAGCAGGCTACTTTATCTGCTCTTTCTATTTTCCAAGATACAGATCAAGCAGACCAACCAACCGTTGTATTCCCGTTATTACACGGACCAAACGGAGAAGATGGTACCGTGCAAGGAATGCTAGAACTATTAAACGTTCCTTACGTTGGAAATGGCGTACTAGCATCAGCAGCTGGTATGGATAAAATTGTAATGAAAAATCTATTTGCTCAAGCTGGATTAGAGCAAGTGAACTACGTTGCGACCACAAAGCATGAGTGGAAAGAAAACCAAACAGCTATAATAGAAGAGATGGAGAATCACCTAGGCTATCCTTGTTTCGTCAAACCTGCTAACCTTGGTTCTAGCGTAGGAATCAGCAAAGCTTCTAACCGAGAAGGGCTAATAGCGGCAATGAACGAAGCGTTAAAATTTGACCGTCGTATTATCGTTGAACAAGGTGTCGTTGCTCGTGAAATAGAAGTGGGAGTATTAGGTAACGAGAAGCCAGCGTGTTCTGTCGTGGGTGAAATTGTACCGACGAAAGATTTCTATGACTACAAAGCGAAGTATGTAGATGGCGATACAGCAATGATTATCCCAGCTCAACTATCAGAAGAAATCGTGAAAGAAGTTAAAGAAAAAGCAATCGTGGCATATAAAGCTCTAGACTGCGCGGGCTTAGTGCGTGCTGATTTCTTTTTAACAGAAGATGGGCAAATTGTCATCAACGAAGTAAACACAATGCCTGGATTTACTCCATTCAGTATGTTCCCATTATTATGGAAACACGCAGGTGTAGAATATCCAGACTTAATCGAGAAGTTGGTATCGTTAGCTCTTTCTCGCTATGAAGAAAAACAACAAATTCAACACACAATGGAATAA
- a CDS encoding CDP-alcohol phosphatidyltransferase family protein — MLDTHARKYVQPIFTYSAKWLLKLGLSANQVTVIAFIIGSYTGFFIYWDMPFIALFALWFSGFLDVVDGSMARLTKPSPFGTVMDVTFDRIVEISVILGLAFRYPDVMWALLLLSVSIIVSMTIFLTVGAVTEKQGMKSFYYQAGIAERTEGFVLFSIMILFPSILLWSTLLFFAIELFTGMQRFLEAKKILS; from the coding sequence ATGTTAGACACACATGCAAGAAAATATGTTCAACCAATTTTCACATACAGTGCCAAATGGCTTTTAAAATTAGGGCTATCAGCCAATCAAGTAACAGTAATAGCATTTATTATTGGCTCCTATACAGGTTTCTTCATTTATTGGGATATGCCATTTATCGCATTGTTTGCTCTGTGGTTTTCCGGATTTCTAGATGTAGTAGATGGCAGTATGGCACGCCTAACAAAGCCGTCTCCATTCGGTACAGTAATGGATGTAACGTTTGATCGAATAGTAGAAATCAGTGTCATCCTAGGACTGGCATTTCGCTATCCAGACGTCATGTGGGCACTTTTATTACTAAGTGTTTCCATCATCGTTTCCATGACCATCTTCTTAACTGTAGGAGCAGTGACAGAAAAGCAAGGAATGAAATCATTCTATTATCAAGCTGGAATAGCCGAGCGAACGGAAGGGTTTGTTTTATTCAGCATCATGATTTTATTCCCTTCTATTTTACTGTGGTCAACGCTACTATTTTTTGCAATCGAACTATTCACAGGAATGCAGCGTTTCTTAGAAGCAAAAAAGATATTGTCGTAA
- the uvsE gene encoding UV DNA damage repair endonuclease UvsE — MIVRLGYVAMSKELVGASPSQTMTYKQYQQIADEEAARRKLERIAKKNIQNCIRLLRHNVANGIQFFRLSSRLIPLANHPGLPDWNYLRPIKDDLKELGNLSREHNMRIDFHPDHFIVFTTSDKDIFKSSAESLTMHKKLLEAMEIPLDHRCVLHVGGSYADKEKTLERYIHNFGLLPRDLQRMIMLENDDTTYNVEDALYLCEKLGLPLVFDLHHHMVYHENEDWFQHWDRMVDTWKFSELPLKIHMSSPRSEKDPRAHADLVDAEVFWAFIQKIKGSVKQVDCMIEAKDKDLALFALCDELKKKEGIEWVTPAVFQVK, encoded by the coding sequence ATGATTGTTCGTTTAGGATACGTTGCGATGAGTAAGGAGTTGGTGGGAGCATCTCCTTCTCAAACGATGACATATAAACAATATCAGCAAATTGCAGATGAGGAGGCGGCTAGAAGAAAGTTAGAACGGATAGCGAAAAAGAATATTCAAAACTGCATAAGATTGCTGCGCCATAATGTAGCAAACGGCATTCAATTCTTTCGCTTGAGCTCTAGGCTCATCCCGCTTGCGAATCACCCCGGACTTCCAGATTGGAATTACCTCCGCCCAATCAAAGACGACCTAAAGGAACTTGGAAACCTGAGTAGAGAACATAATATGCGCATTGATTTCCACCCTGATCATTTCATCGTCTTTACGACTTCGGATAAAGACATCTTCAAAAGCTCTGCAGAAAGCTTGACGATGCACAAAAAGTTACTCGAAGCTATGGAGATACCTCTTGATCACCGTTGCGTACTTCATGTTGGGGGAAGTTACGCGGATAAAGAAAAAACACTTGAGCGGTACATACACAACTTCGGCTTGTTACCAAGAGATTTACAACGAATGATTATGCTAGAAAACGATGATACAACATATAACGTAGAAGACGCATTATATTTATGTGAGAAGTTAGGACTTCCGCTCGTATTTGATTTACATCACCATATGGTGTACCACGAGAACGAAGATTGGTTTCAGCACTGGGATCGAATGGTGGATACGTGGAAATTCTCTGAACTGCCGTTAAAGATTCACATGTCTAGTCCCCGTTCAGAAAAAGACCCTCGCGCACATGCTGACTTAGTGGATGCAGAAGTCTTCTGGGCCTTTATCCAAAAGATAAAAGGTTCGGTCAAACAAGTCGACTGCATGATCGAAGCGAAAGACAAAGATCTCGCTCTTTTTGCACTTTGCGATGAACTAAAAAAGAAAGAAGGCATTGAATGGGTAACACCAGCTGTTTTTCAGGTAAAATGA
- a CDS encoding TVP38/TMEM64 family protein, producing MKKIFLLSIVIVVAILFYFLFPHIQDISPTAIKNWLQSFGIWAPVIFVVAYTFRPLILFPASILSLTAGLVFGAWLGWLLIILGAMGSSAVAYGMTYGGLGKFLKIDPLQKFPNFQKKLDEQGFWYIFWIRLIPVVHFDLIGYVAGATRVPFWNFMLATFLGILPGTFVYSFLGSSFTSGDWSTILLAVVLFFLVTVIPIVIQRKWKKV from the coding sequence ATGAAAAAAATTTTCCTATTAAGTATTGTTATTGTGGTAGCAATTTTGTTTTACTTTCTATTTCCACACATTCAAGATATCTCCCCAACAGCTATTAAAAACTGGTTACAATCGTTTGGGATTTGGGCTCCAGTCATCTTTGTCGTTGCCTATACGTTTCGTCCGCTTATTCTTTTTCCAGCCTCCATCCTTTCCTTGACCGCTGGATTAGTGTTTGGAGCTTGGCTAGGGTGGCTCCTAATCATCCTTGGTGCGATGGGAAGTAGTGCAGTTGCATATGGGATGACGTACGGTGGTTTGGGGAAATTTTTAAAAATTGATCCTTTGCAAAAGTTCCCTAATTTCCAGAAGAAGCTGGACGAACAGGGATTCTGGTACATTTTTTGGATAAGGTTAATCCCAGTAGTCCACTTTGATCTGATTGGTTATGTAGCGGGTGCAACCCGAGTACCATTCTGGAATTTCATGCTGGCAACATTCCTAGGAATACTGCCAGGCACTTTCGTTTATAGTTTTTTAGGCTCTTCTTTTACCTCTGGAGACTGGTCAACTATTCTATTAGCTGTTGTATTGTTTTTCCTTGTGACGGTTATACCGATAGTAATCCAAAGAAAGTGGAAAAAAGTATAA